From a region of the Nothobranchius furzeri strain GRZ-AD chromosome 12, NfurGRZ-RIMD1, whole genome shotgun sequence genome:
- the zmiz1a gene encoding zinc finger MIZ domain-containing protein 1a isoform X3: MNTLPSMDRHIQQTNDRLLCIKQHLQNPANFHSAATELLDWCGDPRAFQRPFEQSLMGCLTVVSRVAAQQGFDLDLGYRLLAVCAANRDKFTPKSAETSTCRRCQSDSALLSSWCEELGRLLLLRHQKNRQNEPQGKVPMQPSMNSMKPGLTHSDGSFPYDSVPWQQNNNQPPGSLSVVTTVWGVTNTSQSQVLCNPMANSNNHINPGGNQMGSVMSASAAGLSSPQFSTQQQQFPNKGGSNQSYMQQGMYGRPGYPGGPGGYSGSYSGGPNAPPGGMGMTTHARPSGDFTPPAAAAAAAAVAAAAATATATATATVAALQETQNKDMNQYGQMCPSFQMGPSPAYNSQFMNQPGPRGPPGAMNPSSMSSAMNNPTMSGPPMGMNQARSAGMTPFGAHGQRMPQQGYPGGPRQSMPMPGMKRPYPGEGSYGGQQYGPNSQFQTQQGQYPTSNASRPLPSPNYPSQRMPVQQGQGQYPPGMPMGQYYKQEPFNNQSTNFSGGGYSYSQGSGPPRPGNYPHSPVPGNPTPPMTPGSNIAPYLSPNQDVKPPFPPDMKPNMTTLPPPPNNPNEELRLTFPVRDGVVLEPFRLEHNLAVSNHVFHLRPSVHQTLMWRSDLELQFKCYHHEDRQMNTNWPASVQVSVNATPLTIERGDNKTSHKPLHLKHVCQPGRNTIQITVTACCCSHLFVLQLVHRPSVRSVLQGLLKKRLLPAEHCITKIKRNFSSVVASAGNAALNGEDGVEQTAIKVSLKCPITFRRIQLPARGHDCKHVQCFDLESYLQLNCERGTWRCPVCNKTALLEGLEVDQFMWGILNAIQNSEFEEVTIDPTCSWRPVPIKSELHIKEDPDGPLAKRFKTMSPSQMTMPNVMDMIAQLGPGPGPGSGPGPGPSPYHPHPGQHPSGNGGDYPGTGNSYHTQGSFDFPNGNHSGGSGGPPMNDFIHGPQLSHPPDGPGGLLSQDKPLSHSMTDALLPELANPEELLSYLDPPDLPANSNDDLLSLFENN; encoded by the exons AAACCAGCACCTGCAGGAGATGTCAGAGTGACTCAG CTCTGCTGTCGTCGTGGTGTGAGGAGCTGGGTCGTCTGCTCCTGCTGCGTCACCAGAAGAACAGGCAGAACGAACCGCAGGGAAAGGTCCCCATGCAGCCCAGCATGAACAGCATGAAGCCCGGCCTCACGCACAG TGACGGATCCTTTCCCTATGACTCAGTTCCCTGGCaacaaaacaacaaccagccccctGGATCACTCTCTGTAGTTACAACCGTGTGGGGTGTGACTAATACATCACAGAGTCAG GTGTTGTGTAACCCCATGGCCAACAGCAATAACCACATAAATCCTGGGGGTaaccagatggggtcagtgatgtcTGCTAGTGCAGCAGGGCTTAGCTCACCTCAGTTCAGCACTCAACAGCAGCAGTTTCCAAACAAAGGTGGTTCCAACCAATCGTACATGCAGCAGGGCATGTATGGCAGGCCTGGCTACCCCGGTGGCCCTGGAGGATACAGCGGAAG TTACTCTGGAGGCCCAAACGCCCCACCTGGAGGTATGGGAATGACTACCCACGCACGTCCTTCTGGTGACTTTActccacctgctgctgctgctgcagctgcagctgttgCTGCCGCCGCTGCTACAGCTACAGCAACAGCGACGGCCACAGTGGCGGCCCTGCAGGAAACCCAGAATAAGGACATGAACCAGTATGGACAG ATGTGTCCATCGTTTCAAATGGGGCCTTCTCCAGCCTACAACAGCCAGTTCATGAACCAACCCGGCCCACGAGGCCCCCCGGGGGCTATGAATCCATCCAGCATGAGTTCAGCTATGAACAACCCCACCATGAGTGGGCCTCCAATGGGAATGAACCAGGCTCGATCAGCAGGCATGACGCCTTTTGGAGCTCACGGCCAAAGGATGCCACAGCAAGGGTATCCTGGGGGACCTCGGCAGAGCATGCCCATGCCAGGGATGAAGAGGCCATATCCCGGAGAG GGGAGTTACGGAGGTCAGCAGTATGGGCCAAACAGCCAGTTCCAGACACAGCAGGGCCAATACCCAACATCAAATGCGTCCAGGCCACTGCCCTCCCCTAACTACCCTAGTCAGAGAATGCCAGTGCAGCAGGGCCAAGGACAGTACCCTCCCGGCATGCCTATGGGCCAGTACTATAAG CAAGAGCCCTTCAATAATCAGAGCACCAACTTTTCTGGAGGTGGATACTCCTACAGCCAGGGTAGCGGG CCCCCCAGGCCTGGTAACTACCCCCACTCGCCGGTCCCTGGAAACCCCACTCCTCCTATGACCCCTGGGAGTAATATTGCTCCATATCTGTCGCCAAACCAGGATGTGAAGCCCCCGTTTCCACCTGACATGAAACCAAATATGACAACACTTCCGCCCCCTCCAA ATAACCCTAATGAGGAGCTACGTCTGACGTTCCCAGTCAGGGATGGGGTAGTACTGGAGCCATTCCGCCTGGAGCATAACTTGGCTGTTAGTAACCACGTCTTCCACCTGCGGCCGTCCGTCCACCAGACCCTCATGTGGAG GTCAGACCTTGAACTGCAGTTTAAGTGCTACCACCATGAAGACCGGCAGATGAACACAAATTGGCCCGCCTCGGTCCAGGTCAGTGTCAACGCCACCCCACTGACCATCGAGAGGGGCGACAACAAAACCTCCCACAAACCGCTGCACCTGAAGCATGTGTGCCAACCAGGGAGGAACACCATCCAAATCACAGTCACCGCCTGCTGCTGT TCCCACCTGTTTGTGCTTCAGCTGGTCCACAGGCCATCTGTGCGCTCTGTCCTCCAGGGACTTCTGAAGAAGAGGCTCCTTCCTGCAGAACACTGCATCACCAAGA TTAAGAGGAATTTCAGCAGCGTGGTGGCTTCAGCAGGCAACGCCGCTCTTAACGGAGAGGACGGAGTGGAGCAGACGGCCATTAAAGTGTCGCTGAAATGTCCCATTACCTTCCGGCGCATCCAGCTACCCGCACGGGGGCACGACTGCAAACACGTGCAG TGCTTTGATCTGGAGTCCTACCTGCAGCTGAACTGTGAGCGGGGGACGTGGAGGTGTCCTGTGTGCAA taaaacagccttactGGAAGGTCTGGAAGTTGACCAGTTCATGTGGGGGATTCTCAACGCCATCCAAAA TTCTGAGTTTGAAGAGGTCACCATAGACCCAACATGTAGCTGGAGACCTGTTCCTATCAAGTCTGAGCTGCACATCAAAGAGGACCCCGACGGGCCTCTGGCCAAGCGCTTCAAGACCATGAGCCCGAGTCAGATGACCATGCCCAATGTGATGGACATGATTGCTCAGTTAGGGCCCGGTCCAGGACCAGGATCTGGACCAGGGCCAGGTCCAAGCCCATACCACCCTCACCCTGGTCAGCATCCCAGTGGCAACGGGGGAGATTACCCTGGAACAG GCAACAGCTACCACACCCAAGGGAGCTTTGACTTCCCTAATGGGAATCATTCTGGAGGTAGTGGAGGTCCTCCTATGAATGATTTCATCCATGGGCCCCAGCTGTCCCACCCCCCCGATGGACCTGGTGGCCTCCTCTCCCAGGACAAACCCCTTAGCCACAGCATGACCGATGCA CTGCTTCCAGAGCTGGCCAATCCAGAAGAGTTACTCTCATACTTGGACCCTCCCGACCTCCCGGCCAACAGCAACGATGACCTTCTCTCTCTTTTTGAGAACAACTAG